From a single Epinephelus fuscoguttatus linkage group LG18, E.fuscoguttatus.final_Chr_v1 genomic region:
- the LOC125878608 gene encoding tripartite motif-containing protein 16-like, translating into MAQREIQMDQEKLCCSICLDLLKDPVTIPCGHSYCMSCIKSHWDEEDQKQIHSCPQCRHTFMPRPALVKNTMFADLVEKLKKTGLQAAPADHCYAGPENVACDVCTGRKLKAVKSCLQCLVSYCEQHLQPHYEYPVFEKHKLVGPSKKLQENICTRHNKVIKIFCRTDQQCVCYLCSMDEHKGHDTISAAAERTERQKELRVSRQKIHQRIQNREKDVTVLQQEVEAINHSADKAVRDSEKIFTDLIRLIEKRSSDVKQHIRSQQKTKVRQVKELQEKLQQEITDLRRKDTELEKLSHTEDHTQFLQSYPSLSHLTDSKDSSRINIRPVRHFEDVTAAVSEARDKLQDFVSDVWTKISLTKTEVDVLLAQPQPKTRAEFLQYSRQITLDPNTAGSSLELSEGNRRATVTPFHLKKQNSQSNVYSLQVLSRESLTGRCYWEVEWSGHRVSVAVTSAHMREPLYETRFENNDTSWAVYCLDGFYEFRHNSIITPISGPQSSRVGVYLDHPAGIVSFYSVSDTMTLLHRVQTTFTQPLCAGLGVYHYHSSAELCDLK; encoded by the coding sequence ATGGCGCAGCGAGAAAttcagatggaccaggaaaaaCTCTGCTGTTCGATCTGTCTGGATCTACTGAAGGATCCTGTGACTATTCCCTGTGGACACAGCTACTGTATGAGCTGTATTAAAAGCCACTGGGATGAAGAGGATCAGAAGCAAATCCACAGCTGTCCTCAGTGCAGACACACCTTCATGCCGAGGCCTGCTCTGGTGAAAAACACCATGTTTGCAGATTTAGTGGAGAAACTGAAGAAGACAGGACTCCAAGCTGCTCCAGCTGATCACTGCTATGCTGGACCTGAAAATGTGGCCTGTGATGTCTGTACTGGGAGAAAGCTGAAAGCTGTCAAGTCCTGTCTGCAGTGTCTGGTGTCTTACTGTGAGCAGCACCTCCAGCCTCACTATGAATACCCTGTCTTTGAAAAACACAAGCTGGTCGGCCCCTCCAAGAAGCTTCAGGAGAACATCTGTACTCGTCACAACAAGGTGATTAAGATTTTCTGCCGCACTGATCAGCAGTGTGTCTGTTATCTGTGCTCCATGGATGAACATAAAGGCCACGACACaatttcagctgcagcagaacgGACTGAGAGGCAGAAAGAGCTCAGGGTGAGTCGACAAAAGATCCACCAGAGAATCCAGAACAGAGAAAAAGATGTGACGGTGCTtcagcaggaggtggaggctATCAATCACTCTGCTGATAAAGCAGTGAGGGACAGTGAGAAGATCTTCACAGATCTGATCCGTCTCATTGAGAAAAGAAGCTCTGATGTGAAGCAGCACATCAGATCTCAGCAGAAAACTAAAGTTAGACAAGTCAAAGAGCTTCAGgagaagctgcagcaggagatCACTGATCTGAGGAGGAAAGACACTGAGCTGGAgaagctctcacacacagaggaccaCACCCAGTTTCTACAGAGCTACCCCTCACTGTCACATCTCACTGACTCTAAAGACTCATCCAGGATCAATATCCGCCCTGTGCGACACTTTGAGGatgtgactgcagctgtgtCAGAGGCCAGAGATAAACTACAGGATTTTGTTAGTGATGTGTGGACCAAGATCTCACTGACAAAGACTGAAGTGGATGTTTTGCTGGCACAACCTCAGCCCAAGACCAGAGCTGAATTCTTACAGTATTCACGTCAGATCACACTGGATCCAAATACAGCAGGCAGCTCCCTCGAATTATCTGAAGGGAACAGAAGAGCAACAGTGACACCATTCCACCTTAAGAAGCAAAATTCACAGAGTAACGTGTACAGCCTTCAGGTCCTGAGCAGAGAGAGTCTGACTGGACGatgttactgggaggtggagtggagtGGACATAGAGTTTCAGTAGCAGTCACATCTGCACATATGAGAGAACCACTATATGAAACTAGATTTGAGAACAATGACACATCTTGGGCAGTATATTGTTTGGATGGTTTTTATGAATTCAGACATAACAGTATCATCACTCCCATCTCCGGCCCTCAGTCCTCCAGAGTGGGAGTGTACCTGGATCACCCTGCAGGTATTGTGTCCTTCTACAGCGTCTCTGACACCATgactctcctccacagagtccagaccacattcactcagcctctctgtgcTGGACTTGGTGTTTATCATTATCATAGCTCTGCTGAATTGTGTGATCTCAAGTAG